The nucleotide window GTCTTCCTGCTGACTTTTCGTCATTTTATACCACATGTCTTGCTTGAACAGTCCGCTGAAAATACCGTCCCAATGGCTTGGGAGCAATACACCGGCCTTATTTTTACCAGCAAGCTTGAAAATTCGGTGTTCCCAGCTATTTCGGATTCTCACGACAGCTCTTTTCTCTTCATAAGAGTAATCCTGAATTTCGAAGACTCCCCAGCCTGCGCTTTTGTATATATCACTATATTCGTTCAGCAACTCAACCACATCGGTCCTGCCTTCATAATAAGAGCTAACTAGATGACCCATGCGGAAGCCGGTCACTTCATAGACAGTAGTAGATACATCACTTCCGGAAATCTCTTCAATCGTATTCAGAAACAGCTCGATCGCTGAATCCCAGAAAAGCAGAGCCGGAGCGCCATCAAAAGTCAGTTCCCCTTCCTGGCTTTTCCATATGAATTCATTTTTGTTCACTTTTATTTGATGGTTAGAATGTCCCATTTCAGTACTCCCTCAATAGTATGTATTGGTTTCATTCTAACCAATATGATATTAGAATGCCAATTTGCTGGTTTGAAAACCATACAGAGGCATAGGAATGTAACATTTACCTTTATAAACTAGCTGAAATTCATATTCTAGCACTTGAAGAATTAGTTATTTTTGATGGATCACTTTATATTAATTCAACAGATTAGCCATTATGATAAAGAGTATGGATAGAGTAAAGAAACCAATCATGAAATAGCCAAAATACCTTAGCGGTTTAGGCAAGATTTTCAGATTTACATCTGTTGGGATTCCTTCAATTTTGTTCATGTGCTCCATTGCATCATTAATTGGCTGTTTTTCCGACATGATAGCACTCCTTATTTTTCCACATATCCCTATCAAATTCGGGACACACTGGTAAAAGTCCCATTGGCAAATAAACAAAAACTCAAGACTTCCATTTAGGGATATCCATTATTTTAATTGCGGTTTTCTGTCCGTGGTTATTCAAGAATACTTTTTTCTGCCCCGCACAGCCCGGTCACTGAGAAGTGAAGCAGCGGCGAGTTGATAAGCGGAGAAATTCCCCTTAATTTCGAAAAATCTTTAAAAATAGCTCAAATAGCCGGAGAAAATCCGACTATCGACTCAAAAAACAGGCAAATGGACAATTTTGAACCATTTAATCGGAAATTCTCCGCTTATTTCCACCCAACCCAGCCATATTCTTCGCTCTAACCGGAGAATCTCCGGTTAT belongs to Mesobacillus subterraneus and includes:
- a CDS encoding amino acid transporter → MSEKQPINDAMEHMNKIEGIPTDVNLKILPKPLRYFGYFMIGFFTLSILFIIMANLLN